The following proteins come from a genomic window of Elusimicrobiota bacterium:
- a CDS encoding MBL fold metallo-hydrolase, producing the protein MVGKTRWAILCLGAAFLSIAVHSHVAERPRLSFIGHATVLLEGTEATLLTDPFFKPKMLWLRRRVLPSRTPAELPPVDVVLISHTHPDHFDPDAIRALTPRPVLVMPWGRGRRLRKQGFTVVDLKPGESWNCKNVKITAVKARHNAWHNVGYLIEMDGTKTYFTGDSKLFNGLKNLAGENIDFMLMPYAGTPVIGNIWTLRQAARAVSWVKPKAVVPIHMETFGHWITGKPSVGPEVFQNLLGTVTPETVCRLLRPGESLTMVLNRED; encoded by the coding sequence GTGGTCGGTAAAACGCGCTGGGCGATCCTGTGCCTTGGCGCCGCTTTCCTATCGATCGCGGTGCACTCCCATGTGGCCGAGCGGCCGCGCCTCTCCTTCATCGGCCACGCCACGGTTTTGCTGGAAGGCACCGAGGCGACCTTGTTGACCGATCCTTTTTTCAAGCCGAAGATGTTGTGGCTCCGGCGCCGGGTCCTCCCGTCGCGCACTCCCGCGGAGCTGCCCCCCGTGGACGTCGTTCTGATCAGCCACACCCATCCCGACCATTTCGATCCCGACGCGATCCGAGCGTTGACGCCCCGACCCGTTTTGGTGATGCCCTGGGGAAGGGGCCGACGTTTGCGTAAGCAGGGATTTACAGTTGTTGACTTGAAACCGGGGGAAAGTTGGAACTGCAAAAACGTCAAAATCACAGCGGTCAAGGCCCGTCACAACGCTTGGCACAATGTGGGATATCTGATTGAAATGGACGGGACCAAAACTTATTTCACCGGGGATTCCAAGTTGTTCAACGGACTGAAGAATCTGGCCGGCGAGAACATTGATTTCATGTTAATGCCGTATGCCGGGACGCCGGTGATCGGAAACATCTGGACCCTCCGCCAGGCGGCGCGGGCGGTGTCCTGGGTAAAACCCAAAGCGGTCGTCCCCATCCACATGGAAACCTTCGGCCATTGGATCACGGGAAAGCCGTCGGTGGGCCCGGAGGTGTTCCAAAACCTCTTGGGGACGGTGACACCGGAAACCGTGTGCCGGCTTCTTCGTCCGGGCGAATCGTTGACGATGGTTTTAAATCGGGAGGATTGA
- a CDS encoding CDP-alcohol phosphatidyltransferase family protein: MPSVYDVKPKFQALLRPAVGALARAGVTANQVTIAAVVLSFAAGAVLVAKAGHPRWLFLLPAVLSVRMALNAIDGMLAREHNQKSARGAVLNELGDVFSDAALYAPLALWPGFSPVFVVAIVFLASATEMTGVVAIQIGAARRYDGPLGKSDRALLFGALGLLLGLGVPAGRWLTVVQGLAIVLLLQTVWNRAKNALKEARP, translated from the coding sequence ATGCCCAGTGTCTATGATGTGAAACCCAAATTCCAGGCGCTGTTGCGGCCCGCCGTGGGGGCCTTGGCACGGGCGGGCGTCACCGCCAACCAGGTGACGATCGCGGCCGTGGTCCTGTCTTTCGCCGCCGGGGCGGTGTTGGTCGCGAAGGCCGGCCACCCGCGCTGGCTGTTTCTCCTTCCCGCCGTGCTTTCGGTCCGCATGGCGTTGAACGCCATCGACGGCATGCTCGCCCGGGAGCACAACCAAAAGTCGGCCCGGGGCGCGGTGCTGAACGAGTTGGGCGACGTCTTTTCCGACGCGGCCCTGTACGCTCCCCTGGCCCTCTGGCCGGGGTTCTCCCCCGTGTTCGTCGTCGCCATCGTGTTTCTGGCCTCGGCCACGGAAATGACGGGGGTCGTGGCGATCCAGATCGGGGCCGCCCGACGGTATGACGGGCCGCTGGGCAAAAGCGACCGCGCCCTGTTGTTCGGCGCGCTGGGGTTGTTGCTGGGGTTGGGGGTGCCCGCCGGCCGCTGGTTGACGGTGGTCCAGGGCCTCGCCATCGTGCTTCTGCTTCAGACGGTCTGGAACCGCGCCAAGAACGCCTTGAAAGAGGCCCGCCCGTGA
- a CDS encoding phosphatidate cytidylyltransferase — protein sequence MGGLFGLLVAASAVTALLRRLKPASNFQELSQRVKSWWIMVGVFAAALAAGPKMSIAFFAFLSFLALKEYLSLIPTRRADRRVLFWTYLAIPFQYYWVARGWYGMFIIFIPVYMFMWIPIRMVLVGETEGFLKAVGTLHWGLMMTVFALSHVSFLLVLPPERNPAAGGAGLVLTLVFLTQFNDVAQYIWGKSFGRHKVVPTVSPNKTWEGLIGGVLTTIVLGGLIGPWLTPLSRPQALLAGFLVSVGGFFGDVNLSSLKRDLGVKDSGTLIAGHGGVLDRVNSLTFTAMIFFHFIYYLHY from the coding sequence GTGGGAGGGCTGTTCGGACTTCTTGTCGCCGCCAGCGCCGTCACGGCGCTACTCCGTCGTCTCAAACCGGCGTCCAATTTTCAGGAACTGTCCCAACGGGTCAAAAGCTGGTGGATCATGGTGGGCGTCTTCGCCGCCGCCCTGGCGGCGGGACCCAAAATGTCCATCGCTTTTTTCGCTTTCCTTTCTTTCCTAGCGCTCAAGGAATATTTGTCCCTCATCCCCACCCGTCGAGCGGACCGCCGGGTGTTGTTCTGGACCTACCTGGCCATTCCCTTTCAATATTATTGGGTGGCGCGGGGTTGGTACGGCATGTTCATCATCTTTATTCCGGTCTATATGTTCATGTGGATTCCGATCCGTATGGTGCTCGTGGGCGAGACCGAGGGGTTTTTGAAAGCCGTGGGGACCCTGCACTGGGGCCTGATGATGACCGTCTTCGCCCTGAGCCACGTGAGCTTTCTTCTGGTCCTGCCCCCGGAGCGGAACCCCGCCGCGGGCGGCGCGGGGCTGGTCCTGACCCTGGTCTTTCTGACCCAGTTTAACGACGTGGCCCAATACATCTGGGGGAAAAGTTTCGGCCGTCACAAAGTGGTGCCAACGGTGAGTCCCAACAAAACCTGGGAAGGCCTGATCGGCGGAGTTTTGACGACGATCGTCCTGGGGGGATTGATCGGCCCCTGGCTGACCCCCCTGTCCCGCCCCCAGGCGCTCCTGGCCGGTTTCCTCGTCAGCGTCGGCGGTTTTTTTGGGGACGTCAATTTGTCGTCGTTGAAGCGGGATCTCGGGGTGAAAGACAGCGGCACGCTCATCGCCGGGCACGGCGGTGTTTTGGACCGGGTGAACAGCCTCACCTTCACAGCGATGATCTTTTTCCACTTTATCTATTACCTCCACTACTGA
- a CDS encoding 1-acyl-sn-glycerol-3-phosphate acyltransferase has protein sequence MRFWQTLFFLLVVRPLVLIVMGLNVRFRERLPVRGPAILAANHNSHLDTLVLMTLFPLRRLRHLRPVAAADYFCRGGGREAFARGVMNILPLDRKPRPGVDPLAGIDDALTQGDIVILFPEGTRGEPETFKEFRSGIAHIAKRHPAVPVTPVFLHGLGKALPRGEALLVPFFCDVFIGEPVTWGGDRDVYMATLEGRLRDLAAGASLPAWE, from the coding sequence ATGCGTTTTTGGCAGACCCTCTTTTTTCTGTTGGTGGTCCGGCCCCTGGTCCTGATTGTGATGGGGCTCAACGTGCGTTTCCGGGAACGTCTGCCGGTCCGGGGCCCCGCGATCCTCGCCGCCAACCACAACAGTCATCTTGACACGCTGGTGCTGATGACGCTCTTCCCGCTGCGCCGACTTCGCCATCTGCGGCCCGTGGCCGCGGCCGATTATTTTTGCCGGGGCGGTGGGCGCGAGGCCTTCGCCCGGGGCGTCATGAACATTCTGCCGTTGGACCGGAAACCCCGCCCCGGCGTCGACCCACTCGCCGGGATCGACGACGCCCTGACCCAGGGGGACATCGTGATCCTTTTTCCCGAGGGAACGCGGGGGGAGCCGGAAACTTTTAAAGAGTTCCGCAGCGGCATCGCCCACATCGCCAAACGGCACCCGGCGGTGCCCGTGACGCCGGTATTTCTCCACGGGCTCGGCAAGGCCCTGCCGCGGGGCGAGGCCCTGCTGGTCCCGTTTTTCTGCGATGTTTTCATCGGCGAACCGGTGACCTGGGGCGGCGACCGCGACGTCTACATGGCGACCCTGGAAGGGCGACTTCGAGATTTGGCGGCGGGGGCCTCGCTCCCCGCCTGGGAGTGA
- a CDS encoding amidohydrolase family protein — MNQKNLIDVHVHLAALPEGDNGCFISKKMLNGLLFRTVAARLGLPLHDPAGTNRLYVERLLQRLDESETTAQAVVLGLDGVYDADGRRNESETEFLISNDYVLRTVAAHPGRLLAGVSINPARRDAIDEAARCAEGGAFLVKVLPNTQHFNPGEERYRAFYRALARHRLPLLSHVGYEFSLLGKDQSVGDPARLGIALEEGVTVIAAHGASQGLFFHEPHWKTLVEFVQRYPHFYWDASALTLPNRVGMLLRLRRRSDLIERMVFGTDYPLPVFAFPPLLIGHAGAWNGARRTPNPFDRQARVLAALGLSPRPGVPWR, encoded by the coding sequence GTGAATCAAAAAAACCTCATCGATGTGCACGTCCATCTCGCGGCCCTGCCCGAGGGGGACAACGGCTGTTTCATTTCTAAAAAAATGCTGAACGGGCTGTTGTTCCGAACCGTCGCTGCGCGGTTGGGGCTACCCCTCCACGACCCGGCGGGGACCAACCGGCTTTACGTCGAGCGCCTCCTTCAGCGCTTGGACGAGTCCGAAACCACGGCTCAGGCGGTGGTCCTGGGCCTGGACGGGGTGTATGATGCCGACGGGCGACGGAACGAATCGGAAACCGAATTTTTAATCTCCAACGATTACGTGCTGCGCACGGTCGCCGCGCACCCCGGCCGGTTGCTGGCGGGGGTCTCCATCAACCCCGCCCGCCGCGACGCCATCGACGAGGCCGCCCGGTGCGCCGAAGGCGGGGCGTTCCTGGTGAAGGTGCTGCCCAACACCCAACATTTCAACCCCGGCGAGGAACGGTACCGCGCGTTTTACAGGGCGCTGGCGCGGCACCGCCTGCCCCTCCTCTCGCACGTCGGGTACGAATTTAGTTTGTTGGGCAAAGACCAGTCGGTGGGCGACCCGGCGCGACTGGGGATCGCCCTGGAGGAAGGCGTGACGGTGATCGCCGCTCACGGCGCGAGCCAAGGGCTTTTTTTCCATGAACCCCATTGGAAAACCCTGGTGGAATTCGTCCAACGTTACCCCCATTTTTATTGGGACGCCTCGGCCCTGACCCTGCCGAACCGGGTGGGCATGTTGTTGAGGTTGCGCCGCCGTTCCGATTTGATTGAGCGCATGGTGTTCGGCACCGACTACCCGCTGCCCGTGTTCGCCTTCCCGCCTCTCTTGATCGGCCACGCGGGCGCCTGGAACGGCGCGCGGCGGACCCCGAACCCCTTTGACCGGCAGGCGCGCGTGTTGGCGGCTCTGGGCCTGTCGCCCCGGCCGGGGGTGCCGTGGCGGTGA
- a CDS encoding DUF4105 domain-containing protein, with translation MKRRSLSILGAVGVVFLGAGIWCARGKARGEWAPEFAGATTLSKDGDRRVLRGLRDFSWTADGPRPFYRDFAFKTGDVVSLRLAVVPLSARRRGPAHLMLSFGLANGDAITVSAEARRRRGESYSPWRGLCRRYELMYVVSTERDALDQRTVGRGQTLYLYPLRAEPGAVRRLLDDMLARAAALTEKPEFYNTAFNNCAQNIRRHVNTLVDRPFGRGWRFLLPGFLDKEVAARGLFALEGSPEDLRVRCRVAPPAGPANEDPPTR, from the coding sequence GTGAAGAGACGGTCTCTTTCGATCCTGGGGGCGGTCGGGGTCGTGTTTTTGGGGGCGGGGATCTGGTGCGCGCGCGGAAAAGCCCGCGGCGAATGGGCGCCCGAATTCGCCGGCGCGACAACCCTGTCGAAAGACGGCGACCGGCGGGTCCTGCGTGGCCTCCGAGATTTTTCCTGGACCGCCGACGGTCCCCGGCCCTTTTACCGGGACTTCGCCTTCAAGACGGGCGATGTGGTGTCTCTCCGGTTGGCGGTGGTCCCCCTGTCGGCCCGCCGCCGGGGGCCCGCCCATTTGATGCTGAGCTTCGGTCTGGCGAACGGCGACGCGATCACGGTTTCGGCGGAGGCCCGACGGCGGCGCGGCGAGAGCTATTCCCCCTGGCGGGGGCTGTGCCGACGGTACGAATTGATGTACGTGGTCTCGACGGAGCGGGACGCCCTGGACCAACGCACCGTGGGTCGGGGTCAAACGTTGTATCTCTACCCCCTGCGGGCGGAGCCCGGGGCGGTTCGCCGGCTTTTGGACGACATGTTGGCGCGCGCCGCCGCCCTGACCGAAAAACCCGAGTTCTACAACACCGCGTTCAACAACTGCGCCCAAAACATCCGACGGCACGTGAACACCTTGGTCGATCGCCCCTTCGGCCGCGGATGGCGGTTCCTGTTGCCGGGCTTTTTGGACAAAGAGGTCGCCGCGCGGGGTCTCTTCGCCCTGGAGGGGAGCCCGGAAGACCTCCGCGTCCGTTGCCGGGTCGCGCCCCCGGCCGGTCCGGCCAACGAAGACCCTCCGACAAGATGA
- a CDS encoding MFS transporter, giving the protein MTDRSTRSFRALMTAQFFAAFNDNVFQAVAALLIVRWRGEAASRELVALSGLVFALPFLMFSLAAGRLADRWSKARVVVLTKTVDIGVVALLLIGLFQSSVAFLMTGLFLLAAQSAFFGPAKYGLLPELKGADRLTQANALLNATTFVAILGGNVAGALLTNHLWAVALLTGVGALLSLGAATLIEKVPPANPAQEVRWNPLPDIVANTRLIRGDRALFRAVLALSWFWFLGGVLHLNAFTYVKQVMNLGDAVSGLFLTAVVIGISLGSLAAGKMSKEKVELGLVPLGAVGMSVFTLDLFFAHGSLVRVLIDAGLMGFFSGLFVIPLTTLVQLRSPEKERGRVLSTLNFFSFVAILLGSAFLWAASKIFKTDPAQVFFVLGVLSSLAALGIAFFIPQAPLRLFLYGLTHLIYRIKVIGRENVPTKGAALLLPNHVSYVDPFLIGGATSRWIRFLMFRGMFEIPWIKPFVRLMDVIPISANDRPKQILGSLQEVRHRLEDGHVACVFAEGAVTRLAQTLGFRKGFERIVEGLDVPLVPVHLDRVWGSVFSFERGSFVWKLPRQLPYPVTISFGRPLPSTAKADEVRQAVLDLGAAAFEHRLDALRPLHQHFFRQARRQWLSPCLSDTTGLRLSYGKLATGALLLSRRLNKILPPEKNVGVLLPPGGAAAVVNLALLFAGRVPVNLNYSLGRGVVDQICREAGITALLTARKMLEAVKWGDDARAVFLEDLPRAPKPKALAAFLAFRLMPARWVERLVAPHSDVGVDDLAALLFTSGSTGTPKGVMLTHRNIHANIQGLQETFQLSGRDTLLGVLPFFHSFGFTGTFWLPLLSGCQVAYHRSPLEPVAIKKMIKEESVTVLIATPTFLQMWFKKLDKDDVKRLRFALTGAEKLQQTFAREFQETLGVPIIEGYGTTELSPVACVSVLSVRHATEYQIGNKPGKVGRPLPGVSVRIVHPETGARLPDGQPGLMLIKGPNVMRGYWNQPEKTAEAIRDGWYVTGDIAAVDEDGFVEITDRLSRFSKIGGEMVPHMLVERRLAELSGEPEAQFLVLSLPDEKKGEKLAVLYYNLRQPPDQLLARLAASDMPKLWVPDRRMFVPVDEWPTLASGKVDTVKAKAVARRALETS; this is encoded by the coding sequence ATGACCGACCGTTCGACGCGCTCGTTCCGGGCGCTCATGACCGCGCAATTCTTCGCCGCCTTTAACGACAACGTTTTCCAGGCGGTGGCGGCCCTGTTGATCGTGCGCTGGCGGGGGGAAGCGGCGTCCCGGGAACTGGTGGCCCTCTCCGGTTTGGTTTTCGCTTTGCCTTTTCTCATGTTTTCCCTGGCGGCGGGCCGTTTGGCCGACCGCTGGAGCAAAGCCCGGGTGGTGGTGTTGACCAAGACCGTCGACATCGGGGTGGTCGCCCTTCTGTTGATCGGCCTGTTTCAATCCAGCGTCGCGTTTTTAATGACGGGGTTGTTCCTCTTGGCGGCGCAAAGCGCCTTTTTTGGCCCCGCCAAGTACGGCCTGTTGCCGGAATTAAAAGGGGCGGACCGGTTGACCCAGGCCAACGCCCTCCTAAACGCCACCACCTTCGTCGCGATCCTGGGCGGGAACGTGGCGGGGGCCCTGTTGACGAACCACCTGTGGGCCGTGGCCCTTTTGACGGGGGTCGGCGCGCTGTTGAGTCTGGGCGCCGCAACGCTCATAGAAAAAGTGCCGCCGGCGAACCCGGCCCAGGAGGTCCGCTGGAACCCCCTGCCCGACATCGTCGCCAACACGCGCCTGATTCGCGGGGACCGCGCCCTTTTTCGCGCGGTGCTGGCCCTGTCCTGGTTTTGGTTTTTGGGCGGTGTCTTGCATTTGAACGCCTTCACCTACGTTAAACAAGTGATGAACCTGGGCGATGCGGTGTCCGGTCTGTTCTTGACGGCGGTGGTGATCGGAATTTCCCTGGGAAGCCTGGCGGCCGGAAAGATGTCCAAGGAGAAAGTGGAGCTGGGGCTTGTCCCCCTCGGCGCGGTGGGCATGAGCGTTTTCACCCTGGACCTCTTTTTCGCCCACGGGTCCCTGGTTCGGGTCTTGATCGACGCGGGCCTGATGGGGTTTTTCTCCGGTCTTTTCGTCATCCCTTTGACCACCCTCGTGCAGTTGCGCAGCCCCGAAAAGGAACGCGGGCGGGTGTTGTCCACCCTCAACTTCTTTTCTTTCGTGGCCATCCTTTTGGGCAGCGCGTTTCTCTGGGCGGCCTCAAAAATATTTAAGACGGACCCCGCTCAAGTCTTTTTCGTTCTCGGCGTGCTGTCGTCCCTGGCCGCCCTGGGGATCGCGTTCTTTATCCCCCAGGCGCCGCTGCGGCTCTTTCTCTATGGGCTCACCCACCTCATCTATCGGATCAAAGTGATCGGCCGGGAGAACGTTCCGACCAAGGGCGCCGCCCTCCTTTTGCCCAACCACGTGTCCTACGTCGATCCTTTTTTGATCGGCGGCGCGACCTCCCGGTGGATCCGGTTCCTCATGTTTCGGGGAATGTTTGAAATTCCCTGGATCAAACCTTTCGTAAGACTCATGGATGTGATCCCGATCTCGGCGAACGACCGGCCGAAGCAGATCCTCGGGTCTCTTCAGGAAGTTCGCCACCGGTTGGAGGACGGTCACGTGGCCTGCGTGTTCGCCGAGGGGGCGGTGACCCGGTTGGCGCAAACGCTCGGGTTCCGCAAGGGATTCGAGCGGATCGTGGAGGGGTTGGACGTTCCCTTGGTGCCGGTGCATTTGGACCGCGTGTGGGGCAGCGTGTTCAGCTTCGAACGGGGCAGTTTTGTTTGGAAACTTCCGCGCCAACTGCCCTACCCGGTGACAATCTCCTTCGGCCGACCCCTCCCGTCGACAGCGAAAGCCGACGAGGTCCGGCAAGCGGTCCTCGATCTGGGCGCCGCCGCCTTTGAACACCGGCTCGACGCGCTGCGCCCGCTGCACCAGCATTTCTTCCGTCAGGCGCGTCGCCAATGGCTCTCGCCCTGTCTCTCGGACACGACGGGCCTGCGCCTCTCCTACGGGAAGCTCGCCACGGGGGCGTTGCTCCTGTCACGGCGGTTGAACAAGATCCTGCCTCCCGAAAAAAACGTGGGCGTCCTCCTGCCCCCGGGGGGCGCGGCGGCGGTGGTGAACCTGGCCCTGCTGTTCGCCGGGCGGGTGCCGGTGAACCTCAACTACTCGTTGGGCCGGGGGGTCGTGGACCAAATTTGCCGCGAGGCCGGGATCACGGCATTGCTCACCGCCCGAAAAATGTTGGAGGCCGTGAAATGGGGCGACGACGCCCGGGCGGTGTTCCTCGAGGATCTGCCCCGCGCCCCCAAACCCAAGGCCCTGGCGGCGTTTTTGGCTTTCCGTCTCATGCCCGCGCGCTGGGTCGAGCGCCTGGTCGCGCCCCATTCCGACGTCGGGGTCGACGACCTGGCGGCGCTCCTCTTCACGAGCGGGAGCACCGGCACGCCCAAGGGCGTCATGCTCACGCACCGCAACATCCACGCGAACATACAGGGGCTTCAGGAAACTTTCCAACTGTCGGGCCGCGACACCCTGCTCGGGGTTTTGCCGTTCTTCCATTCCTTCGGGTTCACCGGCACGTTCTGGTTGCCCCTCCTGTCGGGGTGCCAAGTGGCCTATCACCGCAGCCCCCTCGAGCCGGTGGCCATCAAAAAAATGATCAAGGAGGAAAGCGTCACCGTCCTCATCGCCACCCCGACCTTCTTGCAAATGTGGTTCAAGAAATTGGACAAGGACGACGTGAAACGCCTGCGCTTCGCCCTCACGGGCGCGGAAAAACTTCAACAGACTTTCGCGCGGGAGTTCCAGGAAACCCTGGGCGTTCCCATCATCGAAGGGTACGGAACCACGGAACTGTCGCCGGTCGCCTGCGTCAGCGTCCTGAGCGTCCGGCACGCGACGGAGTATCAGATCGGCAACAAACCCGGCAAGGTCGGACGGCCCCTGCCGGGCGTGTCCGTGCGCATCGTCCATCCCGAAACCGGAGCGCGCTTGCCCGACGGCCAACCGGGCCTGATGCTCATCAAAGGCCCGAACGTGATGCGGGGCTATTGGAACCAGCCGGAAAAAACCGCCGAGGCGATCCGCGACGGCTGGTACGTCACGGGCGACATCGCGGCGGTCGACGAGGACGGGTTTGTGGAGATCACGGACCGCCTGTCGCGGTTTTCCAAAATCGGCGGTGAGATGGTGCCCCACATGCTGGTGGAGCGCCGCCTGGCCGAACTCTCGGGCGAACCGGAGGCGCAGTTCCTGGTCTTGTCCCTGCCCGATGAAAAAAAGGGGGAGAAGCTGGCCGTCCTTTATTACAATCTGCGCCAGCCCCCGGACCAGTTGTTGGCCCGCTTGGCCGCCTCCGACATGCCGAAACTGTGGGTCCCCGACCGGCGGATGTTCGTGCCCGTCGACGAGTGGCCCACCCTCGCCTCCGGCAAGGTGGACACGGTGAAGGCCAAGGCCGTTGCCCGCCGCGCCCTCGAGACGTCTTGA
- a CDS encoding phosphoribosylamine--glycine ligase, with protein sequence MSEGNGKPDRVATPAGRNILVVSRVGCVGDLCRQLLGEGHAVRYFIESKGDKDVSDGFVEKVDDWKAHRAWADLVIFDDSDFGKDAEALRRDGKAVIGGTPYSDRLEDDRDFGQEELKAAGLTVLPSWTFSGFEEAIQFVKAHPDRYVVKPSGSAQSEKVLSYVGQEDDGHDITAILERYKRGWSKQIKQFQIQKFASGVEVAVGGFFNGKEFLLPVCVNFEHKKMFNGDIGPSTGEMGTSMFWVGDGPLYRETLAKMAARLAPTGYVGYFDINCIATPRAIYPLECTPRFGYPTLCIQMEGVLSKWGDFFHALAQGESPALRTKKGFQVGVVIAVPPFPFDDAGAFKKYSEGAVVVFKKPMTEGLWPGDIKLVDGDWVLAGETGYALVCTGSGATMEDAMREAYSRVRNVVIPNMFYRTDIGERWRRDGDLLRTWGYL encoded by the coding sequence ATGAGCGAAGGCAACGGTAAACCCGACCGGGTCGCGACCCCCGCCGGGCGCAACATCCTGGTCGTCTCCCGCGTCGGTTGCGTCGGGGACCTGTGCCGGCAATTGCTCGGGGAAGGCCACGCGGTGCGGTACTTCATCGAGAGCAAAGGGGACAAGGACGTCTCGGACGGTTTCGTCGAGAAGGTCGACGACTGGAAAGCCCACCGCGCCTGGGCGGACCTGGTGATCTTCGACGATTCCGACTTCGGCAAGGACGCCGAAGCCCTCCGCCGCGACGGCAAGGCCGTGATCGGCGGCACGCCGTATTCGGACCGGCTCGAGGACGACCGCGACTTCGGGCAGGAGGAGCTCAAGGCCGCGGGCCTGACGGTGTTGCCCAGTTGGACGTTTTCCGGTTTCGAGGAAGCCATCCAATTCGTCAAAGCCCACCCGGACCGCTACGTGGTCAAACCTTCGGGATCGGCCCAGAGCGAAAAGGTCCTCTCCTACGTCGGGCAGGAGGACGACGGGCACGACATCACCGCCATCCTGGAGCGCTACAAGCGCGGCTGGTCGAAGCAGATCAAACAATTTCAAATCCAAAAATTCGCGAGCGGCGTGGAAGTGGCGGTGGGAGGGTTTTTCAACGGGAAAGAATTCCTCCTGCCGGTGTGCGTCAATTTCGAGCACAAGAAGATGTTCAACGGGGACATCGGTCCCTCCACGGGCGAGATGGGCACGTCCATGTTCTGGGTCGGGGACGGGCCCCTCTACCGGGAGACCCTGGCCAAAATGGCGGCCCGCCTGGCGCCCACGGGCTACGTGGGCTATTTCGACATCAATTGCATCGCGACCCCCCGGGCGATTTACCCCTTGGAATGCACGCCCCGGTTCGGGTACCCGACCCTCTGCATCCAGATGGAGGGCGTGCTGTCCAAGTGGGGGGATTTCTTCCACGCCCTGGCCCAGGGGGAGTCGCCCGCCCTGCGCACGAAAAAAGGGTTTCAGGTGGGGGTGGTGATCGCGGTGCCCCCGTTCCCTTTCGACGACGCGGGGGCTTTCAAAAAATATTCGGAAGGCGCCGTGGTGGTCTTCAAGAAACCCATGACCGAGGGGCTCTGGCCGGGGGACATCAAATTGGTGGACGGCGACTGGGTCCTGGCCGGGGAGACGGGCTACGCGCTCGTGTGCACGGGGTCGGGCGCCACCATGGAGGACGCCATGCGCGAAGCCTATTCGCGCGTGCGCAACGTGGTCATTCCCAACATGTTCTACCGCACCGACATCGGGGAGCGCTGGCGCCGCGACGGCGACCTGTTGCGCACCTGGGGGTACCTCTAA
- a CDS encoding DUF922 domain-containing protein: MKTVLFLLFTGLGVARAEEGVRLPASTTTVRTGGAVKVVYPFGAVTVPKSAVAVAPVDAPTEKGPLQAQTRGRFHFNYALERRGRRVVVRRVRVWVANRETYHAAPTERLREHEAMHVRINEREARRIEKVLRGFATAGSLDAAEKELKARFNAEVEGVRRLHADWDENHVFPLDPPADETE; this comes from the coding sequence GTGAAGACGGTTTTGTTTCTTCTGTTTACGGGACTCGGCGTCGCGCGCGCCGAGGAGGGCGTACGCCTGCCGGCGTCCACAACCACCGTGCGAACCGGGGGCGCTGTCAAAGTCGTTTACCCTTTCGGGGCGGTGACGGTGCCCAAGAGCGCCGTCGCCGTTGCCCCCGTGGACGCTCCGACGGAAAAGGGCCCTTTGCAGGCCCAGACCCGGGGCCGATTCCACTTCAACTACGCGCTGGAGCGGCGCGGAAGGCGGGTGGTCGTGCGTCGCGTGCGGGTCTGGGTCGCCAACCGGGAAACCTACCACGCCGCCCCCACCGAACGCCTGCGGGAACACGAGGCCATGCACGTTCGCATCAACGAACGCGAAGCCCGCCGCATCGAAAAGGTTTTGAGGGGCTTCGCGACGGCGGGTTCGTTGGACGCCGCGGAAAAAGAGCTGAAGGCGCGCTTCAACGCGGAGGTCGAGGGCGTGCGCCGGCTCCACGCCGACTGGGACGAAAACCACGTGTTCCCCCTCGACCCGCCGGCGGACGAGACGGAATGA
- a CDS encoding nucleoside-diphosphate kinase, whose translation MAETEVTLVIVKPDGLKKSLTGNILTKLAEARFMIVGAKVVRVSRELAEAHYQHLKEKPFFNDLIEYIQGKPYGPEFERVMALVYKGPNAIKKVREIAGATNPEEADSVSIRGSFGRITTKGVFENVIHASSDAKDAEREIKLWFKPDEIVTEIYPTKKSTLAAAEATVWA comes from the coding sequence ATGGCCGAAACCGAAGTGACGTTGGTGATTGTGAAACCGGACGGTTTGAAAAAATCGTTGACGGGCAACATTTTAACGAAGCTCGCCGAGGCGCGTTTCATGATTGTGGGGGCGAAGGTGGTCCGCGTCTCCCGGGAGCTGGCGGAAGCCCATTATCAGCACCTGAAAGAAAAGCCGTTCTTTAACGATTTGATCGAGTACATCCAGGGCAAGCCCTACGGTCCGGAGTTTGAACGCGTGATGGCCCTGGTGTACAAAGGCCCCAACGCCATTAAAAAAGTGCGGGAGATCGCCGGCGCCACCAACCCCGAAGAGGCGGATTCGGTTTCGATCCGGGGTTCCTTCGGCCGCATCACGACGAAAGGCGTGTTTGAAAATGTGATCCACGCCTCCTCCGACGCCAAGGACGCCGAACGGGAAATCAAGCTTTGGTTCAAGCCGGACGAGATCGTCACCGAGATCTATCCCACCAAGAAATCCACCCTCGCCGCCGCCGAAGCGACGGTCTGGGCCTGA